From Rutidosis leptorrhynchoides isolate AG116_Rl617_1_P2 chromosome 3, CSIRO_AGI_Rlap_v1, whole genome shotgun sequence, a single genomic window includes:
- the LOC139901799 gene encoding protein BIG GRAIN 1-like A, whose amino-acid sequence MCNRDKSHNEDKSNRITQHQSFSSTLLDVIYRSIDESDEKFGEMKLRKPKVAKKQSGCSHGRLKSCNVVEDEEFATFRRASLVEKWMEMKGTEKVVSSRKGANSMSEFDRKLGVDNDPMFFSSGSSSSDSSFGWCSEFEAVKSAHSCFGPLTRPKQVKTCVPPRSAIKKQSEFCLSDDDQTDKTNNSGLIRSKTRALKIYANLKKVKQPISPGGRLTTFLNGLFTNGQTKKPKESSFGDESQVTERKLKSTNVSTCSSASSFSRSCLSKNPSRSRDQVSNRMQRTVRFQNHEDTRPHIDKNICNKQDLRKLPSKFACPKLEKLDFKEFPGKFEDKKFDSDEEVDDMASDSSSDLFELDHLATFKNEQYCEELPVFETTHLCTNRAIASGLIC is encoded by the coding sequence ATGTGTAATCGGGATAAATCACATAACGAAGACAAATCAAACAGAATTACTCAACACCAATCATTCTCTTCAACTCTTCTTGATGTAATCTACCGTTCAATTGATGAAAGTGATGAAAAATTTGGTGAAATGAAGCTACGAAAACCGAAAGTTGCAAAGAAACAAAGTGGTTGTAGTCATGGAAGGTTAAAGAGTTGCAATGTGGTGGAAGATGAAGAATTTGCAACTTTTCGTCGAGCGAGTTTGGTCGAAAAATGGATGGAGATGAAAGGAACCGAGAAAGTTGTGTCGAGTCGTAAGGGGGCGAATTCAATGTCGGAATTCGATAGGAAATTGGGAGTTGATAATGATCCGATGTTCTTTAGTTCAGGTTCAAGTTCTTCTGATTCTAGTTTTGGATGGTGTTCGGAATTTGAAGCGGTGAAATCAGCACATTCTTGTTTCGGCCCATTAACTAGGCCGAAACAGGTGAAAACATGTGTTCCACCGCGTTCTGCTATAAAAAAGCAGAGTGAGTTTTGTCTGTCTGATGATGATCAAACAGACAAAACAAACAATAGTGGTTTAATCCGGTCTAAAACTCGTGCATTGAAGATTTACGCGAACTTGAAGAAAGTGAAGCAGCCGATCTCACCTGGAGGTCGACTAACGACCTTTCTAAACGGTCTTTTCACAAATGGGCAAACCAAGAAACCGAAAGAATCAAGTTTTGGGGACGAAAGTCAAGTAACCGAAAGAAAGTTAAAATCTACAAATGTATCTACATGTTCATCAGCCTCTTCATTTTCAAGATCATGTTTGAGCAAAAATCCTTCAAGATCAAGAGATCAAGTCAGCAATAGGATGCAAAGAACCGTTCGGTTTCAAAATCACGAAGATACTCGTCCTCACATTGATAAAAACATATGCAACAAACAAGATTTAAGAAAATTACCTTCTAAATTCGCGTGTCCAAAACTCGAAAAACTAGATTTTAAAGAGTTTCCAGGGAAGTTTGAAGATAAGAAATTTGATTCTGACGAAGAAGTAGATGATATGGCAAGTGACTCAAGCTCAGATTTATTCGAGCTCGATCACTTGGCTACTTTCAAGAATGAGCAATATTGCGAAGAGCTTCCTGTATTCGAAACCACTCATTTGTGCACTAATCGTGCCATTGCTAGCGGCTTAATTTGCTAA